A segment of the Desulfofundulus kuznetsovii DSM 6115 genome:
CATACCCCCGGTTTTCTAAATCCCAAACACTTCTTCAGCATTGTACCTTGCAATCCGCGCAATGATTTCCGGAGAAGCCCCGTTCAGCTCCAGGTACCGCACGGCCTTTGGAACGCTCAGGGGATCGTTGGGCTTGAGGTTACTGTAATCGCTGTTCAGCACTCCCCGCTGGAAACGTTCCAGGTGGTTCAGCAATAGATGGGGAGTAAGCCCTTCTTGGCGAATAGTGAGCCCGGGAATGGCCCCAAAGTCCTCGATTAAGTCAATAATGTCCAAATTAGCGTGGTCGATGATCACTTTTCCGGGTTCCATCCCGACAGCGGCGGCAATTTCAATCGTCTTATTGGTTATTTCCACCCTATCCTGTGGCGGGGTATGAATGATTACCGGTACCCTGTATTCCTTGGCTACCTTCAATTGCTCCCTGAGGACGTCCTGCTCCCGCTGACCCCCCTCATGCAGGCCGATTTCTCCTAAACCAACAACATCACTCATCTTCAGGTAATCTGGAAGGGCGTCGATCACCCTGGGCCAATCTTCCGGGGTTCCCATAGGGTGAATGCCGACAGCAACGAAAAGCCTGATGCCATTTTGGGCAGCATTCTTCATCGAAAGGGTTAACATTTGGTGGAAATGATCAAAGAGTGTTTCCGCATGTTTGGCCCCGAAAAATATAGAACAGCCGATAATCTTCTTCACCCCGGCCAGGGCCATGTTTTCCAGCCCTTCGTACGGAAGCAACGAAACATGTGTATGAGAATCTACAATTCCTTCCATAACGATTTCACCCCCTATTGTGCTGGACCGGGTCCCTTCTTTTTGTTGCCGTGTATTGAAGGGGAAGTTACTCACTTCCCCTTCACGCAGACACATGGTCATGGCTTGATGTAAGCATACCCTTCAGTTTGCTTTCTGGCAATTTCTGTTATGCCAGCTGACACAACTGTCACAAAGTTAGGGAGGTTCCCTTCGTCGATAGACTGAGCTTTGAGGGCGTTTCGACACGCTACAAAGCTTACTCCTATCTCCGACAAGTTCTTCATCTGGTCAACCAGCGATCCGCTAGCTGTTCCGCAGCACTCACCGCCAACCCCGGTCAGCAGGCACCTGGTCCTGAAAACAGAAACCGCCTCACCGTTGACCACTACTTCGATGTCAGCACCTCCTTGCCCAACATCATTCAAAAAGTTGGTGATGTTGACGAGTGCTCTTTGCCATTTATCAGATTCATTAACATGGAAAAGGACTTTAATCTTTTTCACCTCAACACCCCCCATCTTTCTGCTGAACTCAAAGCAGGTACTTTACCTCATGGTTGTTGTACCCTGCTATCATCTTTTAGTCGTTTTAGTAAGTTGCTTTTTTAACGCTACAATTCGTGCCGCTGGTTTAAGCGCTCAGCCACACCTACCGTACTAATCCATGACTGTAATGTAACATAGAAAAGGTAGCTTGTCCAATCATTTTATCTTATGTGTTATATATATGATGACCGATAAAAGGCTCTGGAGGAAGCGGAAAAGGCGGCGCCGGCGGGCCGGGCCATTCTCCACCTGTGGTATAAGCTCTCAAGAAGCAAAAGAAAAGAGCGCTGGTGAAGAGCGCTCTCCCGTCCACTTACTCCTTTGGCCGCATTAACGGGAAGAGGATCACATCCCGGATGGACGGGGAATCGGTCAGCAGCATCACCAGCCGGTCAATGCCGATGCCCAGACCTCCCGCAGGCGGCATGCCGTATTCCAGGGCGGTAATGTAATCCTCGTCCATCATGTGGGCTTCCTCGTCCCCCGCCCGGCGCTTCTCCACCTGCTTGAGGAAGCGGGCCTTTTGATCGATGGGGTCGTTGAGTTCGGAGAAGGCATTGGCCATCTCCCGGGCGTAAATAAACAGCTCAAAACGGTACGTCAGGGCGGGGTCCTCCGTTTTCCGCTTGGCCAGGGGTGAAATTTCAATGGGGTAGTCCATGATAAAAACGGGCTGGATCAGCTGCGGCTCCACTTTTTCCTCGAACACCTTGTTCAGGACGGTACCCCAGCTGTCCTTTTCCTCCACCTCCACCCCCAGCTCCCGGGCCGCCCGGCGGGCTCTCTCCCCGTCATCCCGGTACTGGTTAAAATCCAGCCCGGTATGTTCCTTGACTGCCTCCAGCATGGTCTGCCTTTTCCAGGGCGGCGCAAGATTAATCTCGACCCCCTGGTAGGTGACGGTGGTGGTACCCAGCACCTCGGAGGCCACGGTGGAAATCATTTCTTCGGTCAGGTCCATCATGTCGTGGTAGTCGGCATAGGCCTGATACAGTTCCAGCATGGTGAACTCCGGGTTGTGCTTGGTGGAAATGCCTTCATTGCGAAAATTCCGGTTTATTTCGTAAACCTTTTCAAACCCGCCCACCAGCAGGCGCTTGAGGTAAAGTTCGGGGGCAATGCGCAGGTAAAGATTCATATCCAGGGCGTTGTGATGGGTAATAAAGGGCCTCGCCGCCGCACCGCCGGCAATGGGGTGCATCATGGGCGTTTCTACTTCCAGGAAACCCCGCCTCTCCAGGAAATTCCGGATGGCGTGGATCACCCGGCTCCGGATGATAAAGGTGTTTTTTACCTCGGGATTGACGATCAGGTCCAGGTAACGCTGGCGGTAGCGCAGGTCCACGTCCTTCAAGCCGTGCCATTTTTCCGGCAGGGGGCGCAGGGACTTGGCCAGCAGGGTCAGCTCCTCCACGGCCACCGTGATTTCACCGGTGCGGGTTTTAAAAACCTTGCCCCGCACACCGATGATATCCCCTATGTCCAGCCGCTGGAACAAGTTATAAGTTTCGGCACCCACATCGTTGAGCCGCAGGTAGATCTGAATCTGCCCCGAGCCGTCCCTGAGGTTGCCGAAACTGGCTTTGCCGTGGCCACGCCGGGCCATTAAGCGGCCGGCAATACATACCTTTTGCCCCTCGCACTCCTCGTAATGGTCGATAATCCAGGCGGCAAGGTGGGTGCGCGGGTAGCGCCCGCCGTAGGGCTCGATCCCCTGTGCCTTGAGTTCCTCCAGTTTTTCCAGGCGCACGCGCAGCAGTTCATGTAAATCTTCCGGCTTGAGTTCTATACTTTCCTTTTCCGTCATGACATTCCTCCGGCGAATCCTGGTTAACGTATATCCACAATCTGGTATTTAAGCAGTCCTGCCGGCACGGAAACTTCGACCACACTCCCCTTGCGCTGACCCAGAATGGCCTTGCCCACGGGAGACTCGTTAGAAATTTTATGAGCTCCGGGATCGGCCTCCACGGAGCCAACAATGGTATATTCAACTTCGTCGCCAAACTCCAGGTCTTTGAGGCGGACGGTAGAGCCAAGGCCTACTTCATCCGTTCCCGTGTGCTCATCGTCAATAACCCTGGCGTTGCGCAGCATCTGCTCCAGAGTTAAAATACGGCCTTCAATAAAGGCTTGTTCGTTTTTGGCATCCTCGTATTCCGAGTTTTCACTGATATCTCCAAATTCAATGGCCTGCTTAATGCGGGCGGCTACTTCGCGGCGACGGATGGTTTTCAGCTCTTCCAGTTCCTTTTCGAGCTTTTTTAAGCCCTCAAGGGTTAAAATTACTTCCTTTTCCTTCATGTTCCATCGTCTCCTTTGCATTTCTCTGCCCAGCAGAACCTACTCCCCCAACGACACTGAAAGCACTGCAATGACAAAAACCATTGCAGTGCTCGCGGTACCATTAACCTTTCAACCCATTATAAGGAGGGTTTTTTCCTTTGTCAAGGGGCTACCCCCACCAGCTGCTGCTCCCCCAGCGCGTTAAGGCGGCTCTCGGCCCGGGCACGGATGCGCTCGATTTCCCGGGGATCAATGGCCCGCTCAAAGCTGCGCAAACCGGCCAGCTTGAAGCCATGTTTCCTGGCCAGGGCACTGATTTCCTCCACCTGTTCAATGGTTATGTCGCGCCCCAGGGAAAAATTCTCATACCTTTTTTCCAGGGCTAAAATCATGGTTTCGGACATGCAGGCGTAGGCCGTGCCGGGCGGAAAACCAAAGTTGAAGTTAAAATTAACTTCTCCGGGCACCTCCACCACGCCGCCTTCGATCACCAGCACGTCATCCCTCTGTTCGGCCACCTGGCGGCTCACATTGCGGGGACGGGAAACGTCACACACCACGGCCCCCGGCAAAAGGTCTTCGGGCCCGATCAGGGTGTCCACCGCGCTGGTGACGGCAATTACCACCTGGGCCGTCCGCAGGGCCTTCTTCACGTCAGAGGTGATGGTCACTGCCAGACCCGTTTCGTAAAGTATTTTCGCCGCCACCTGCTCCAGCCTGGATTTATCCCGGGCCACCAGGGTCATTCTGGTAGCCTCCCGGGCCAGCATGAGGGCACAAACCCTGCCGATGGAACCGGTGGCTCCCAGCACCACAATATGTGCCCGGCGCAAATCGTGCCCCATCAGGCGGGCCGCTTCCTTTGTC
Coding sequences within it:
- a CDS encoding TatD family hydrolase, translated to MTMCLREGEVSNFPFNTRQQKEGTRSSTIGGEIVMEGIVDSHTHVSLLPYEGLENMALAGVKKIIGCSIFFGAKHAETLFDHFHQMLTLSMKNAAQNGIRLFVAVGIHPMGTPEDWPRVIDALPDYLKMSDVVGLGEIGLHEGGQREQDVLREQLKVAKEYRVPVIIHTPPQDRVEITNKTIEIAAAVGMEPGKVIIDHANLDIIDLIEDFGAIPGLTIRQEGLTPHLLLNHLERFQRGVLNSDYSNLKPNDPLSVPKAVRYLELNGASPEIIARIARYNAEEVFGI
- a CDS encoding DsrE family protein, producing the protein MKKIKVLFHVNESDKWQRALVNITNFLNDVGQGGADIEVVVNGEAVSVFRTRCLLTGVGGECCGTASGSLVDQMKNLSEIGVSFVACRNALKAQSIDEGNLPNFVTVVSAGITEIARKQTEGYAYIKP
- the lysS gene encoding lysine--tRNA ligase; amino-acid sequence: MTEKESIELKPEDLHELLRVRLEKLEELKAQGIEPYGGRYPRTHLAAWIIDHYEECEGQKVCIAGRLMARRGHGKASFGNLRDGSGQIQIYLRLNDVGAETYNLFQRLDIGDIIGVRGKVFKTRTGEITVAVEELTLLAKSLRPLPEKWHGLKDVDLRYRQRYLDLIVNPEVKNTFIIRSRVIHAIRNFLERRGFLEVETPMMHPIAGGAAARPFITHHNALDMNLYLRIAPELYLKRLLVGGFEKVYEINRNFRNEGISTKHNPEFTMLELYQAYADYHDMMDLTEEMISTVASEVLGTTTVTYQGVEINLAPPWKRQTMLEAVKEHTGLDFNQYRDDGERARRAARELGVEVEEKDSWGTVLNKVFEEKVEPQLIQPVFIMDYPIEISPLAKRKTEDPALTYRFELFIYAREMANAFSELNDPIDQKARFLKQVEKRRAGDEEAHMMDEDYITALEYGMPPAGGLGIGIDRLVMLLTDSPSIRDVILFPLMRPKE
- the greA gene encoding transcription elongation factor GreA, which codes for MKEKEVILTLEGLKKLEKELEELKTIRRREVAARIKQAIEFGDISENSEYEDAKNEQAFIEGRILTLEQMLRNARVIDDEHTGTDEVGLGSTVRLKDLEFGDEVEYTIVGSVEADPGAHKISNESPVGKAILGQRKGSVVEVSVPAGLLKYQIVDIR
- a CDS encoding SDR family NAD(P)-dependent oxidoreductase, yielding MEKFAFIIHPLDVRDVARKFPFTRYLPERWVESAFRLVPPMRVSHITGVKTPYGEAEGWFVACPLTARQMLELPEEFVLERIIQAGRVAEKLGAGIVGLGAFTSVVGDAGITVAKNLNIAVTTGNSYTVATAIEGTKEAARLMGHDLRRAHIVVLGATGSIGRVCALMLAREATRMTLVARDKSRLEQVAAKILYETGLAVTITSDVKKALRTAQVVIAVTSAVDTLIGPEDLLPGAVVCDVSRPRNVSRQVAEQRDDVLVIEGGVVEVPGEVNFNFNFGFPPGTAYACMSETMILALEKRYENFSLGRDITIEQVEEISALARKHGFKLAGLRSFERAIDPREIERIRARAESRLNALGEQQLVGVAP